From Desulfovibrio porci:
CGCCGCCGCGCAGACCGCGGGCACGCCGGGCACCACGTTCAGGGGGACGCGGTCAAGCAGGTCGCGCGCCTCCAGAGTTTCCAGAGCCAGCCCGGCCAGGGCGTAAACGCCGGGGTCGCCGGAGCAGACCAGGGCCGTGGGTCGTCCGGCCAGAGCCGCGTCCACGGCGGCGGCGCAGCGTTCTTCCTCATGGCGCATGCCGGTGCTGATGACGGTTTTGCCGCGCAGCAGTTCCGGCGGCGTCAGGTCCAGATAGAGCTGATACCCGGCGATGCATTGGGCCCGGTCCAGGGCCGCGCGGGCCTGGGGCGTGAGACAGCGGGCGTCGCCCGGTCCCAGGCCCACCACGTAAAGAGGCGCGTTGTTCATGCTGTTTGCGGGGTTGGGGTTACGGGAACGGCCAGGGCCACGGCTATGGTCAGGCAGCTCTGAATTGCGGTTTTGGGCAGGAGCAGGCCGGCGCTGTGCCCGTCCGCCCGCGCGGCCAGCAGGGCCGAGGCTTCACAGACGCTGAACGGCGGCTGGTTGAAACGCCGTCCGGCGGCTTCGGAAGGATTGGGCGTGGCGCAACGGGCCAGCTCCCCGGCCGGAAAGGTCCGCAGGGGAATGCGCAGCCGGGCCGCCGTCGCGCGCAGGGCGGGTTCGTCCGCTTTTTCCGTGACCGTGGCCAGGGACGCCACGGCCTGCAATTCCAGATCATGCGCGCCGCACAGTTCCGTCAGTGCGGCCAGGGCCGCGTCTTTGGGGATGCCCCGGCGGCAGCCCAGGCCCGCGTAGAGCCGGGGCACGGCCAGGCGCAGCAGGCCGGGAGACGGGGGCAGATGCCGCCAATGGGCGGCCAGCAGCGGCAAAGTTTCACGCGCGTCGTCCTCATGGTTCCAGTCTTCGGGCAGGCGCTCGAAGCGCGGCGGCAGGGCGGCGGGCAGAGCCCGGCAGGGATCCCAGAGCCGCAGGGGCCGGCCCTCCAGCAGGGCGGCCTGAGCCTGCGGCAGGCGCTCCCAGTCCAGAATGCGCAGGCCCGCGTCCCGGATCAGCAGATCCAGGGCCGCCGGCGCGATTGCCGCCTGTACCCTGTCCTGTTCGGCAGTCTGGTCCGAGGCCGTGGTAATCACCGGCGTGGCCTGCAACAGAACGGCCAGATGCCGGGCCAGAGCATTGCCCCCGCCCCAATGGCCGGAAAGCAGGCTGATGACGAAGCGCCCGGCCGGGTCCAGCACCACGACGGGAGGGTCCTGGCTTTTGTGCCGCAGCAGGGGAGCCAGCACGCGCACGGCAATGCCCGTAGCGCCTACAAAAACGTGCGCCGTGTGGCGGCGGTATTCCCGGGCCAGAAAGGCGGCCAGATCGTCAAAGGGACAGATGTCCGCCTCGGCCAGGCGGGCCGGGGCGCTGATCCGGCAGGTCGCCACGTTGCGGCCGTCAGGCGCGCACCAGGGGGCCGCGGGCAGCCGTGCGGCCAGCCGCCGGGCCAGGGGCAGGGCGTCCCGGCTCAAGGCATGGCAAAGCAGAGCGGGGACCGCCTCTGCGTCAACACAGCAGACGGTCCCCGCTTCCGATGACCTTTGGCTCAAAAAAGCACCTTGCGGGCCGCATCCAGCGCGCGGTTGAAGTCCTCGTCGCTGTGGGCGAAAGAAACCATGCCCGTCTCGAAGCCCGAGGGGGCCAGGTAGATGCCCTGAGCACGCATCTGCTTGTAAAAGCTGGTGAAAAGCTTCTGATCGCAGGCCTGGGCCTGGACAAAATCGGTCACCGGCTCCTCGCTGAAGAAGGGGCAGAACATGGAGGCCAGGGTGGGCATCTGCACCGGCACGCCCTTGGCCCGCAGAATGTCGCGCAGGGCTTCGGCAAAGGCGCGGGTGCGGGCTTCCAGGGCGTCGTAGTCCAGGGTCTTCAGCCGGCGCAGGGTGGCCAGACCGGCGGCCATGGCCAGCGGATTGCCGGACAGGGTGCCCGCCTGGTAGACCTCGCCCTGCGGAGCAACGTGCTCCATGAAGCGGCGCTTGCCGCCGAACGCGCCCACAGGCAGGCCGCCGCCGATGATCTTGCCGAAGGTGGTCAGGTCCGGATCAATGTTGAAGCGGGCCTGAGCGCCGCCGAAGGCCGCGCGGAAGCCGGTGATCACCTCGTCGAAAATCAGCAGGCTGCCGTACTGGTCGGCCAGGGCGCGCAGCCCTTCCAGAAAGCCGGGCTTGGGGAGGACCAGACCCATGTTGGCGGCCACGGGCTCCACAATAACGGCAGCGATGTCCGCGCCGTGTCTGGCGAAGCATTCCTTGACCGCGTCCAGGTCATTGTAGGGAGCCAGAAGGGTGTCGGCCACCACCGCCGGGGGCACGCCGGGCGTGCCGGGGAGGGAGAAGGTGGCCACGCCGGAACCGGCGGCGGCCAGGAAGGGATCGGCATGGCCGTGATAGCAGCCGATGAATTTGAGCAGCTTGTGGCGTTTGGTCACGCCGCGCGCCAGGCGCAGGGCGCTCATGGTGGCCTCGGTGCCGGAATTGACCATGCGCACCATTTCCAGGCCGGGCATGGCCGCCACCACTTCGGCGGCCAGAGCCACCTCGTCCGGGCAGGGCGCGCCGTAGCTGGTGCCGCGCCCGGCCGCCTCGCGCAGGGCCGCGGTCACCGAAGCCTCGTCATGGCCCAGGATCATGGGCCCCCAGGACAGCACGAAGTCGATGTATTCCCGGCCGTCCACGTCCGTGAGGCGGCAGCCGTGGGCTTCGGCGATGAACAGGGGCAGGCTGTCCACATTATGGCAGGCCCGCACCGGGCTGTTGACCCCGCCGGGGATCAGCGCGCAGGCTTTTTCAAACAACTGGCGGGAAAGGTCGTCCATATATGTCTCTCCTTGCGGCTCTGGCGGCGGGCGTCAGGCGAAATAGGTCATGGAAATTTTTTTCAGTTCCTTGAGGCTGCGCAGGATGGCGTACTCTTTGAGCGGCCAGGAGCGCAGCAGATCGTCCACCACGCCGAGGCATTCCGCTTCGCTGCGGCCGTGCACCATGGTGTAGAGGGTGTACGGCCAGTCCGGCGCGGAGCTGGGGCGGTAGTAGACGTGGGAAATATGGTCGTGTTCGGCGGCGATGCGCCCGCAGGCGTCCACCGCCGCCTCGTCCGCCTTCCAGGCCACCATGGCGTTGTGCGTCCAGCCGGTTTTCTGATGCTTGATGCTGGCGCCGAAGCGGCGGATGGCGCCGGAGGCTTTCAGGCGGGTCAGCAGTTCCAGCACTTCGGCTTCGCTGATGCCCGCCTCGCGGGCCATGTCGGCATAGGGGGTGAGCGTGTCCGGCAGATCGGCCTGGACGATGCGCAGGACGGCGCGTTCGGCTTCGCTGAACTGGTGACTCATGGGCGGTCTCCGGCTGGGGTGGAAATGACGCGGCCGCGCCCGCCGGACAAGGCGGCGGACACGGCCGGAAAAACACTGTGCCTGATCAGCGGATGCGCCGCTACCGTTTGAAGGAGCGGGCGAAAAGATCCTGAATGGCGATGCGGCCGTTGTCCTCCAGAAAGCGCGTGCCCGTGGCGGCGAAGTGGGCGTGCTCGATAACCGGCTTTTCCACCTCGTTCCAGCTGTCTTTCTGCCAGCTGAACCAGGTGCCGCGCGGCTGGTCGAAGACCAGCAGGGGCTTGTTGCAGATCTTGGCGAATTCCGCTCCCCAGCCCGTGCCGCCCTTGACCGTGTCGTCGGGCTGGATGGCGCCCACCACGATGATCTGCTCGCCGCTGCTGACCTGCCAGCAGATGGATTGCAGCACCTTGCGGAAAATGGGCGCGCGGGTGTACTCGCGGTTCATCAGTTTGGAAACGTAGGTCAGGCTGACGTCCTTGAGGGCCAGTTCCTCAGAGGTGAGCACGCGCACGCCGCGGTTCCGCTCAATCGGGTGGCCTTCAAAGCTGTAGTTCACTTCCTCAATGCCCCAGCTTTCCGCCAGGGAGCCAAAAAACTGTTCCGTTCCGGCAGCGCCGCCGCTGTAGAGAACACATTGATTGGGGTTGAGCATGCTTGCCTCCTCAAAAAGATATGTGACGCCGGACACTCAGGCAATTTCCCGGCGGGAAGAGCTTTCCCCGGCGGGGCGGCAGCGTCAATACGGGCATCATGGCAGAATTTGCGCCGCACGGCAAGGCGGCCCGCCAAAGAAAAGCCGCGTCCGGCGCTTCCGCGCGGGGCGGCTTACCAGGCTTCCCGATACAGCCGGGCGATGTCTTCGGGACCAGCTTCGCGGGGATTGTTGGCCGGGCTGCCACTGGCCAGGGCCTCACGCACCATGGTCTCGCACTGCGCGTCCAGCTCCTCCCTGCCGACGCGTTCACGCAGACGCGGAATTTTCAGCCGTGCCGCAAGATCATCCAGCAGGGGCGGCAGGAGCGCGGCGGCCATGTCGTCGCAGCCCGCCGCATCTCCACCCATGGCTCGCGCCAGCTGGGCATAGCCGTGAGGATCGCCGGAGAGGGAAAAGGCCGTAACCGTTTTCAACAGCATGGCGTTGCTCAGGCCGTGCGGCACGCCGAATTTTGCGCCCAGAGGCCGGGCCATGCCGTGGACCAGAGCCACGGAGCTGTTGGCAAAGGCCAGTCCCGCCTCCAGCGCGCCCAGCAGGCATTCGCGCCTGGCTTCGGCGTCGTCGGGCCGCTCCCAGGCCAGGGGCAGAAAGCGGACCAGCCGCGCGGCGGCCCGCAGGGACAGTGGAATGGTCATTTCCGTGGCCTTGCGGGACACGCGGGACTCAATGGCGTGGGTCAGGGCGTCCATACCGGTGGCCGCCGTGAGCGACGGCGGCATGCTGAGGGTCAGCAGCGGGTCGAGGATCGCGGCTTCCGGCACCAGCGTCGGGGAGCCGATGAGCAGTTTTTCCTGACTAGCCGCGTCAATGATGATCGTGTTGCCGGAAACTTCACTGCCCGAACCGGCGGTGGTGGGCAGGGCGAAGATCGGCGGTCCGGGCCTGGGGGACGCGTCCTTGCGGGCGTAGTCCCTCGGGTTGCCGTTGTTGGCGTGCAGCAGGCTCACGGCCTTGGCCAGATCCATGGGGCCGCCGCCCCCGCAGGCCACCAGGGCTGCGCAGTCCTCGCGGCGGAACAGGGCCAGGGCTTCGTCCGCATGTCGGCTGGTGGGTTCCCCGCTGGTTTCGGCGTAAAGCGCAAAGGGCACGCCCGCCTTTCGCAGGGATTGCAGCACCGGCTCCACCACGCCGGTGCGCAGCAGAACCGGACCTGTGACCAGCAGAACCTTGCCGGAAGTCCGGCCTTTGACCAATGCGCCGATGCGCGCGGCCTTGCCCTCGCCGAAGGCGATCAGGACGGGCGTCCGGAAATTCCAGGCATGCATTGCTTTCTCCGTCGGAATTATCTGCCGTAGCGGGCTGTCAGCGTGGCCTTGCCCAGCACCTTGCCCTCAAGCTCCAGGGCGTGAAGCGCGAAGCCCACCTGGGCCGGCATGGCCGTGGCGTCCATGTCGAGACGCGGCGTCGCCAGGGCGTAGAGTGTGAAAATATAGCGGTGGGGCTTGTCGCCGGGAGGCGGGCAGGCCCCGCCGTAGCCGGGCGCGCCGAAATCGGTGAGCGATTCCACGGTTCCCCTGGGCAGCCTGCCCGCGGCCGCGGCCTGAAGCGGCAGGGAACGGGACGCGGCCGGGATGTCGAAGACGACCCAGTGCCACCAGCCGCTGCCTGTGGGCGCGTCCGGATCATAGACCGTGAGCGCGAAGCTTTTGGCGCCCTTGGGCGGATTGCTCCAGTTCAGGGCCGGGGAGACGTTTTTACCCGTGCAGCCGAAACCGTTGAAGACCTGCTCCTGCCCGAGAAAGGCTCCATCGGAGATTTGCGGGCTGGTCAGGCGGAAGTCGCCGGCGGCGCGGGCCTGACCGGCGGTCAGCGCGCACAGGGCCAGAAGGAACGGGGCGGCAAAGAGCAGTCTGCGCATGCGAACTCCAGGGGCTGAAGTCGTGGGCGGAAAACAGAAACGCCCCGGCGGACGGACCTGCCGGGGCGTTTGGGAGACCCGTCGGAATGCCCTAGTAACGGGGCTGACGCGGCGCCCTGGGTTTAGCTTCGTTGACGCGCAAGGTGCGGCCGCCAAAGCTGAAGTTGTCCAGAGCTTCAATGGCGGCATCGGCTTCGCCGTCCTCCATTTCCACAAAACCGAACCCGCGGGCGCGGCCGGTTTCCCTGTCGCTGATGAGTTTCACGGACAGGACGCTGCCGTATTCGGCAAAAAGATCCTGAACCTGTTCTTCGTTAGCCGACCAGGGAAGGTTTCCGACATAAATGGACTTGGACATGAAACACCCTCTCAAAAAAAACAATCTTCCCGCGCATCCTTCCGACAAAACGTATCGCCGGTACGCGGCCCTTGTGAGGACAAAAGCATGCTTTGCGCTGCTTGTCAACGAAACTGCATAAAAAAGTTATGATTGGATGTTTTTGCGGGGTACATTCAGCCCGTTGTCCGTCCGTCATGCCTTGTCGCACGGGCCTTCGCGCGGAATTTCACGGAACGCTGGAGAAAAATTGAGGAAAAGTCTAAAAAAGAAAGCCAAGCATCGCGCTGGGGCATGTTACAGAACTGCAAGATAATCGGTAAGGCGTATCACAGTGTCAATATAGTGGTTGATTGCTCAATTTGTATGTTTCGACACAGGCTCAACGTTTTTTCTGTCCGGGGAACCGGGCGCGCCCGCCGGGCTTCAGCCGGAAAAGCGGCGCCGCGCGGACGCGCTTCAGCAATCGCGCAAAGGATGCTGCGGCTGAAGGCTGAGGATGCCTCGTCGTCAAACGGCAACGGCAGGCCTGACAATACCGGAACAGTCTGCGCGGATCAGCTCTGACTCTCCGAGGGCGGCGGCGACCAGTCCGGCGCGATGTCTTCGAAAGAGGTGTAGGGTGAGATATACATGAGCTCGGCCATGCCCACCGGGCCGTTGCGCTGTTTGCCGATGATGATTTCGGCCACGCCCTGGGGGGGGCGCTCGGAGGGCTTCTGGAACTTGTAGACGTCGTCACGGTAGACGAACATGATCACGTCCGCATCCTGCTCAATGGCCCCGGATTCGCGCAGGTCCGAGAGCATGGGGCGCTTGTCCCCGCGTTCCTCCACCTTGCGGTTGAGCTGGGAAAGGGCCACCACCGGCACGTACATTTCCTTGGCCAGGCCTTTGAGCGAGCGGGAGATGTCCGAAATTTCCAGTTCGCGCGAATCCGTACGGCGGCTGGTGCGCATGAGCTGAAGATAGTCCACCACCACCAGGCCCAGACCTTTTTCAGCCTTGAGGCGGCGGGCGCGGGCGCGCAGTTCCAGCGTGGTCAGGGCCGGGGTGTCGTCAATGAAGATGGGCGCGCGGGCCACCACGTCGGCGGCAGTGTACAGGCGCTGCCAGTCGTCGTCGCTGAGCAGGGAGGGCCGCCGTAGTTTGGAGAGATCCACCTTCCCCCAGACGGCCAGCATGCGCTGCATGAGCTGTTCCTTGCTCATTTCCAGGGAGAAGACCGCCACCGGCACGTTCTGGCGCACGGCCGCGTTGAGCGCCATGCAGAGCGAAAAAGCCGTCTTGCCCATACTGGGACGCGCGGCCACGATGATCAGATCCGAAGGCTGAAGCCCGGCGGTGAGCTTGTCCAGACGGGTGTAGCCCGTGGTCACGCCGGTGATCACGTCCTTGGAGTCGGCCAGCTTGGAGAGATTTTCAAAAACTTTGTCCAGCAGATCCTTGGTCGGCGTAAAGTCGCGGCTTGAGGTGCGCTGGGATATGGAAAAAACCGCCTGCTCGGATTCGTCCAGCAGGGCGGCCACTTCGCGCGAGGCGTCGTAACAGTTGCCGATGATGCCGGAACAGACTTCGATGAGCCCGCGTTGCAGGGCCTTGTCGCGCACGATGGTGGCGTAATATTCAGCATTGGCCCCGGAAACCACGGCCTGGGCCAGATCGGCCAGATAAACCGCGCCGCCCGCGTCCTCCATCTCATTGCGGCTCTTGAGATGCTCGGCCGTGGAAATGAGATCGATGGGGGCGGATTTGCGGTAGAGTTCCAGAAAGGCGCGGAAGATGATGGTGTGGGCGGGCAGGTAAAAATCGTTCTCGGTCAGCATGTCCACAATGCTGTGCATGAGCTGGGGCCGCATCAGCACGCCGCCCAGCACGGCCTGCTCGGCCTCGGCGCTGTGCGGCGGCACGCGGCGCAGCAGATCGGCTTCCGCCGCGCGGGCGGCCGCGCCGGGTTGAGAACCCCTGCCGCCCGTTCTGGAAGACGAGCCGCCCCCGGCCTCGCGGCCGGGGGCGGTCATGCTGTCATGGGGAGAAGCCACGTTGCGCCTACTGGGCGGCCTCGGCCTGGGTTTCTTCAACCTGGGCTTCGACCGCCGCTTCCACGATGACTTCCTCTTCCTCGGGCTGGTGATCGGAAATCACCTTCACCGGCACCACCGCGATGACGCTGGCGTGCAGGCGGATACGCACCGGGTGTTCGCCCAGTGTGCGGATGGGCGCGTCCATCAGGATGCGGCGGCGGTCCACGTCCACACCCAGAGCGGCGAGGGCGTCGCCGATGATGGTGGAGGTCACCGAGCCGTAAAGTTTGTCGTTTTCGCCCACATGCATGGGAATGACGACTTCCAGGGCTTCCAGGCGGGCCTGTACGCTCTGGGCGTCGGCGCGCAGGGCGTCCATACGGGCCTGGAGTTTTTTGCGTTCCTGTTCAAAAACTTTCAGGTTGGCTTCACTGGCCACCATAGCCAGGCCCTGCGGCAACAGAAAGTTGCGGCCGTAACCGGGCTTGACGTTGACCACCTCGCCAAGGGTGCCGAGATTTTCCACATCGGCGCGAAGTATCAGTTTCATATGCGCCCCCTTAGATCATGCTCTTTTTCTTGACGACGGAGTCGTGCGTGGCGGTGTAAATGAGCAGAGCCATCTGGCGGGCGCGTTTGATTTCGCGGGTCAGCAGGCGCTGGTGATGGGCGCAGGTGCCCGTGATGCGCCGGGCGATGATCTTGCCGCGCTCGGTGATGAAGTCGCGCAGGATGTCGGGACGCTTGTAGTTCAGGGGCAGTTCCTTGTCGGCGCAGAAGCGGCAGAACTTGCGGCGCGGGGCAAATTTCTTCTTGAAGGCCATTTAGGCAACCTCCCCGGCCACTTCGTCGGCCAGCTTGACGGTCACGAACTTGAAGATGCCGTCGGTGATCCGGATATTACGTTCCAGCTCGGCCACCAGGGCGGCCGGGGCGTCGTACACCAGGCGCACGTAATAGCCGCGCATCAGCTTGTGCACGGGATAGGCCAGATCACGCATACCCCAGTGATCCACTTCCGTCATGACGCCCCCTTCGCGCTCGATAACCGTCACAAGAGCGTTGAGAATGCCCTCGCGGTTTTCGGCGGAAAGCTCCGGCGACAGGAGCAGCAGGGTTTCGAATTTCCGCATTGTTGTTCTCCTTTTGGATTGGCAGCCCGCGCGCTCCGGCGCGAGCAAGGAAGAAGCTGTATACAGAGGGGAGGACGGGGTGTCAAGCCCGAAGAACGCCGCGCTCAGTGGCGGCGCGGCAAAAGATCGGCTCAGGCCGTCTGCTCGCCGTTCTTTTCCACCAGGATGCCGTAGTCATTGTTGACCCAGTCCAGAATAGCGGCCACGCCGTCCTTGCCCACCGGCTTCCAGCCGGGGGGCGCGATTTCGTCGCTGGCTTCCCAGAGCTTTATGAACTGGAGGCGCAGGGTCAGGCGGCGCAGAATGATGCTGTAGGCGCTTTCCACGCATTTGCAGACCGTCAGCGCGCTTAAGTGCTTATTGCTGCTTTTGTACAGGGAAACCAGCAGCATGAGCTCTTTGCCGTCCATGTTGTTGAATTCTTCGAGGAATTCAATCTTGTCCAGCTGCACCCTGGCGCCGCCGGCGGAAATGTTGATCAGGCGCAGCTGGGACGGGCAGCCTTCGCGGTAGGTATAGTCCGGGGTGCCGAACTGGAACTGGTTCTCGGGCAGCCGGCTGAAGGGCAACCAGAGCCCGGCCGCCTTGATCATGCCGGAACCGGGATAGACGCGCTCGTGTTTGCGCAGTTCCCGCTGGATATACTGGAGCGGCATGCAGATCTGGATTTCGCAGGCTTTGGTTTCCTTGTTGATGGCGTTGCTGATGATCCGGCTTTTGCACAAAAAACCGTAGCGGGCCGTGGACGGCGGCAACTTGAGATCATTGACGATCACATCATAAGGCAGCTTGAAATAGATGCTGCATTTTTCGTTGTTGAGAATGTCGGGCAGGAAATTTTTACGGGATCTGAGAAGAATGCGGTTTTTTTTGACCGCCTTGATGTAGCAGATGACATTTTCCAGTTGTCGCTGGCGGTCCACGAAAAAAAGACTGACCCCGGCGTCGTGCTTGAACGCGGCATTGATGACGGTGTACGGACGCGGCTGGCGATGGGGTGCGGCGGTCGTAAAAATATTTTTGATTGAGTCCCATATGGGCATTGCACTCTTCCTCTTGCATACGGCGGACATAATCAGGCCCGGCAATGCCGCTATGGTCGCACGACCCGCCGTGAGAGACAATATGAATTGGCCGCGCCCTTGTCAAATGGCGCGCGCTTTTTTACAACCCGTCGGCAATGGCGGCTCAGAGATAGACGCGCGGATTGGTGCTGCCCATCAGGCAGAGGATTTCGTAGGGAATGGTGCCCAGCTCGTCGGCCATTTCCTGCGCGGTGACCGGACGCTGGCCCGGCGCGGCGGGGCCGCCCAGAATCCAGGCTGTGTCCCCGGTCCGCACGTCCGGCAGGGCGGAGACGTCCGCCATGACCATGCCCATGCAGACCCGGCCCACCTGCGGGACGCGGCGGCCGTTGATCAGCAGGTCAATGCGGTTGGAGAGGCCTCGGGCAAAGCCTGTGGCGTAACCGGCGGCCACCACGGCCACGGTGGTGTCGCGGGGCGCGGTGAAGCTGCGCCCGTAGGAAACGCTCTGCCCGGCCCTGAGCCGCCGAACCCGCAGGACCGGAGCGCTGACGCTCATGACCCATTCCAGGTCCGCGCCCAGAGCTTCCCTGGCGGTGTTGGCAAAGGAATTGCCGCCGTACAGGGCCAGGCCGGGGCGGCAGGCCTCGTAGCGGGTTGCGGGCAGGCCCAGGGCCGCCGGGGAATTGCCCAGCGAGCGCGCGATGCCGGGAAAAGCCTCGCGCAGGACGGCGCACATGGCGGCGAAGTGTTCGATCTGGGCCTGGGTATAGGCGTCCTCTTCCGGCATATCGGCGCAGGAGAGGTGCGAAAGCGCCAGCACGGGCGTAATCCGGGGAAAGCGGCGCAGACTTTCCAGAAGCGCGGGCAGATCCTCGGCGGAAAAGCCCAGGCGGCTCATGCCGGTTTCGCACTTGACGGCCACGCGCAGGGGGCGGTCCGCCGGACAGC
This genomic window contains:
- a CDS encoding cobalt-precorrin 5A hydrolase, which produces MSQRSSEAGTVCCVDAEAVPALLCHALSRDALPLARRLAARLPAAPWCAPDGRNVATCRISAPARLAEADICPFDDLAAFLAREYRRHTAHVFVGATGIAVRVLAPLLRHKSQDPPVVVLDPAGRFVISLLSGHWGGGNALARHLAVLLQATPVITTASDQTAEQDRVQAAIAPAALDLLIRDAGLRILDWERLPQAQAALLEGRPLRLWDPCRALPAALPPRFERLPEDWNHEDDARETLPLLAAHWRHLPPSPGLLRLAVPRLYAGLGCRRGIPKDAALAALTELCGAHDLELQAVASLATVTEKADEPALRATAARLRIPLRTFPAGELARCATPNPSEAAGRRFNQPPFSVCEASALLAARADGHSAGLLLPKTAIQSCLTIAVALAVPVTPTPQTA
- the hemL gene encoding glutamate-1-semialdehyde 2,1-aminomutase, which produces MDDLSRQLFEKACALIPGGVNSPVRACHNVDSLPLFIAEAHGCRLTDVDGREYIDFVLSWGPMILGHDEASVTAALREAAGRGTSYGAPCPDEVALAAEVVAAMPGLEMVRMVNSGTEATMSALRLARGVTKRHKLLKFIGCYHGHADPFLAAAGSGVATFSLPGTPGVPPAVVADTLLAPYNDLDAVKECFARHGADIAAVIVEPVAANMGLVLPKPGFLEGLRALADQYGSLLIFDEVITGFRAAFGGAQARFNIDPDLTTFGKIIGGGLPVGAFGGKRRFMEHVAPQGEVYQAGTLSGNPLAMAAGLATLRRLKTLDYDALEARTRAFAEALRDILRAKGVPVQMPTLASMFCPFFSEEPVTDFVQAQACDQKLFTSFYKQMRAQGIYLAPSGFETGMVSFAHSDEDFNRALDAARKVLF
- the ahbB gene encoding siroheme decarboxylase subunit beta, producing MSHQFSEAERAVLRIVQADLPDTLTPYADMAREAGISEAEVLELLTRLKASGAIRRFGASIKHQKTGWTHNAMVAWKADEAAVDACGRIAAEHDHISHVYYRPSSAPDWPYTLYTMVHGRSEAECLGVVDDLLRSWPLKEYAILRSLKELKKISMTYFA
- a CDS encoding iron-containing alcohol dehydrogenase, encoding MHAWNFRTPVLIAFGEGKAARIGALVKGRTSGKVLLVTGPVLLRTGVVEPVLQSLRKAGVPFALYAETSGEPTSRHADEALALFRREDCAALVACGGGGPMDLAKAVSLLHANNGNPRDYARKDASPRPGPPIFALPTTAGSGSEVSGNTIIIDAASQEKLLIGSPTLVPEAAILDPLLTLSMPPSLTAATGMDALTHAIESRVSRKATEMTIPLSLRAAARLVRFLPLAWERPDDAEARRECLLGALEAGLAFANSSVALVHGMARPLGAKFGVPHGLSNAMLLKTVTAFSLSGDPHGYAQLARAMGGDAAGCDDMAAALLPPLLDDLAARLKIPRLRERVGREELDAQCETMVREALASGSPANNPREAGPEDIARLYREAW
- a CDS encoding YbhB/YbcL family Raf kinase inhibitor-like protein translates to MRRLLFAAPFLLALCALTAGQARAAGDFRLTSPQISDGAFLGQEQVFNGFGCTGKNVSPALNWSNPPKGAKSFALTVYDPDAPTGSGWWHWVVFDIPAASRSLPLQAAAAGRLPRGTVESLTDFGAPGYGGACPPPGDKPHRYIFTLYALATPRLDMDATAMPAQVGFALHALELEGKVLGKATLTARYGR
- a CDS encoding RNA recognition motif domain-containing protein produces the protein MSKSIYVGNLPWSANEEQVQDLFAEYGSVLSVKLISDRETGRARGFGFVEMEDGEADAAIEALDNFSFGGRTLRVNEAKPRAPRQPRY
- the dnaB gene encoding replicative DNA helicase, whose amino-acid sequence is MTAPGREAGGGSSSRTGGRGSQPGAAARAAEADLLRRVPPHSAEAEQAVLGGVLMRPQLMHSIVDMLTENDFYLPAHTIIFRAFLELYRKSAPIDLISTAEHLKSRNEMEDAGGAVYLADLAQAVVSGANAEYYATIVRDKALQRGLIEVCSGIIGNCYDASREVAALLDESEQAVFSISQRTSSRDFTPTKDLLDKVFENLSKLADSKDVITGVTTGYTRLDKLTAGLQPSDLIIVAARPSMGKTAFSLCMALNAAVRQNVPVAVFSLEMSKEQLMQRMLAVWGKVDLSKLRRPSLLSDDDWQRLYTAADVVARAPIFIDDTPALTTLELRARARRLKAEKGLGLVVVDYLQLMRTSRRTDSRELEISDISRSLKGLAKEMYVPVVALSQLNRKVEERGDKRPMLSDLRESGAIEQDADVIMFVYRDDVYKFQKPSERPPQGVAEIIIGKQRNGPVGMAELMYISPYTSFEDIAPDWSPPPSESQS
- the rplI gene encoding 50S ribosomal protein L9; protein product: MKLILRADVENLGTLGEVVNVKPGYGRNFLLPQGLAMVASEANLKVFEQERKKLQARMDALRADAQSVQARLEALEVVIPMHVGENDKLYGSVTSTIIGDALAALGVDVDRRRILMDAPIRTLGEHPVRIRLHASVIAVVPVKVISDHQPEEEEVIVEAAVEAQVEETQAEAAQ
- the rpsR gene encoding 30S ribosomal protein S18, whose protein sequence is MAFKKKFAPRRKFCRFCADKELPLNYKRPDILRDFITERGKIIARRITGTCAHHQRLLTREIKRARQMALLIYTATHDSVVKKKSMI
- the rpsF gene encoding 30S ribosomal protein S6 encodes the protein MRKFETLLLLSPELSAENREGILNALVTVIEREGGVMTEVDHWGMRDLAYPVHKLMRGYYVRLVYDAPAALVAELERNIRITDGIFKFVTVKLADEVAGEVA
- the alr gene encoding alanine racemase, giving the protein MSAYTVTPSRCHIDLAALRRNFSRLGDPASIMPVIKSDAYGHGLLPVARALDQAGARRFAVGTVSEGAALREAGLGQGIVPLLGAVSPEDWQAAVALDLTPLLADFEDIEKAAACCPADRPLRVAVKCETGMSRLGFSAEDLPALLESLRRFPRITPVLALSHLSCADMPEEDAYTQAQIEHFAAMCAVLREAFPGIARSLGNSPAALGLPATRYEACRPGLALYGGNSFANTAREALGADLEWVMSVSAPVLRVRRLRAGQSVSYGRSFTAPRDTTVAVVAAGYATGFARGLSNRIDLLINGRRVPQVGRVCMGMVMADVSALPDVRTGDTAWILGGPAAPGQRPVTAQEMADELGTIPYEILCLMGSTNPRVYL